In Drosophila subpulchrella strain 33 F10 #4 breed RU33 chromosome 3R, RU_Dsub_v1.1 Primary Assembly, whole genome shotgun sequence, the following are encoded in one genomic region:
- the LOC119545714 gene encoding single-stranded DNA-binding protein, mitochondrial translates to MMQHTKRMLTPLMSGLRSLPARGATTTTAAAPAKIEKTVNTVTILGRVGADPQLRGSQEHPVVTFSVATHTNYKYENGDWAQRTDWHRVVVFKPNLRDTVLEYLKKGQRTMVQGKITYGEITDQQGNQKTSTSIIADDVLFFRDANN, encoded by the exons ATGATGCAACACACAAAGCGCATG CTGACTCCTTTGATGAGCGGCCTGCGAAGTTTGCCGGCACGCGGTGCAACAACTACGACGGCAGCGGCGCCCGCCAAAATTGAAAAAA CCGTCAACACGGTTACCATTTTGGGTCGAGTTGGAGCCGATCCCCAGCTGCGTGGATCGCAGGAGCACCCGGTGGTCACCTTTTCGGTCGCCACACACACCAACTACAA ATACGAGAACGGCGACTGGGCTCAGCGCACCGACTGGCATCGTGTGGTGGTCTTCAAGCCCAACCTGCGTGACACCGTGCTGGAATACCTGAAGAAGGGGCAGCGGACGATGGTGCAGGGCAAGATCACCTACGGAGAGATCACCGACCAGCAGGGCAACCAGAAGACCAGCACCAGCATCATTGCGGACGATGTGCTCTTCTTCCGCGATGCCAATAACTAG